Proteins found in one Clostridium kluyveri DSM 555 genomic segment:
- a CDS encoding NAD-dependent epimerase/dehydratase family protein: MNNRIYLLTGAAGLLGSNVSRQLIDRGEQVRALVLNGDPAVKYIPEEVELVSGDVTDTESLQKFFTVSESTDIYVIHCASIVTLNPNPNGKVHAVNVGGTQNIIDKCVEHQVKKLVYISSTGAIPELPGNMPIKEVTHFGIEGLVGYYSVTKAEASQLVIDALAKYPQLDASLVHPSGICGPNDYSFGPVADFIMQYVNGNMPAGVAGTFNSVDVRDLSEGVIACCDKGRRGQCYIMSNDLVSMQDMFKLINHAAGLNYNPKILSVPVAKVVAKVMGVVGKITGKPARLTGFAIYNLTRNNNFNCSKAVHELRFKCRPFEETISDEVRWLKMEGKI, translated from the coding sequence TGAGGGCACTTGTGTTAAATGGAGATCCGGCAGTTAAATATATACCGGAAGAAGTAGAACTTGTAAGTGGAGATGTGACGGACACAGAATCTTTACAAAAATTTTTTACAGTATCTGAAAGCACAGATATCTATGTTATCCATTGTGCAAGTATCGTTACATTGAATCCAAACCCTAATGGGAAGGTTCATGCCGTAAATGTAGGTGGAACTCAGAATATCATTGATAAATGTGTAGAGCATCAGGTTAAAAAATTGGTGTATATTAGCTCTACTGGAGCTATTCCAGAGCTTCCTGGTAATATGCCAATTAAGGAAGTAACTCATTTTGGAATAGAAGGATTGGTTGGTTATTATTCTGTTACTAAAGCAGAAGCTTCACAATTAGTAATAGATGCATTGGCAAAGTATCCGCAGCTGGATGCATCCCTTGTTCATCCAAGTGGAATTTGTGGCCCCAATGATTATTCTTTTGGACCAGTTGCAGATTTTATAATGCAGTACGTAAATGGTAATATGCCAGCAGGTGTTGCAGGAACATTTAATAGTGTTGATGTTCGCGATTTGTCAGAGGGAGTAATTGCCTGCTGTGACAAAGGAAGACGTGGACAATGTTATATTATGAGTAATGATCTTGTATCAATGCAGGATATGTTTAAGTTGATAAATCATGCAGCAGGATTAAATTACAATCCAAAGATTCTGTCAGTACCTGTAGCAAAAGTTGTGGCAAAAGTAATGGGAGTTGTGGGTAAAATCACAGGAAAGCCAGCACGGTTGACAGGTTTTGCAATTTATAACCTGACACGTAATAATAATTTTAACTGTAGTAAAGCAGTCCATGAACTTAGATTTAAATGCCGTCCATTTGAAGAAACAATCAGTGATGAGGTTCGTTGGCTGAAAATGGAAGGAAAAATTTAG